In Camelina sativa cultivar DH55 chromosome 16, Cs, whole genome shotgun sequence, a single window of DNA contains:
- the LOC104752709 gene encoding putative beta-glucosidase 5 isoform X2 — MQRRFQQISFPQGIRLWSCGKELPRKTEGNLACGTLFVTLVTQEDVQLMVDTGLDAFRFSISWSRLIPNGRGPVNKQGLQFYKNLIKELISHGIEPHVTLYHYDHPQYLEDEYGGWVNKRMIKDFTAYVDVCFREFGNNVKFWTTINEANVFTLGGYNDGNTAPGRCSFPGQNCLTGNSSTETYLAGHNLLLAHASVSRLYKQKYKNKQGGSVGFGLYLMEFKPSTSSEDDTIATQRAKDFYFGWFLEPLTFGDYPDTMRRTVGSRLPVFSEEESEQVKGSSDFLGINHYFAASVTSSKSNSGDPDFYSDMGGYVTYIGNTSVPEYPVAPWTMEAVLKYIKQTYGNPSVYILENGTPIKQQKDTPRVEYLHANIGAMLKSIRNGSDTRGYFVWSFMDLYELRGGYHDGYGLYSVNFSDPHRKRTPRLSAHWYSDFLRGKTTFRGSRGIKELSSSS; from the exons ATGCAGCGACGTTTTCAGCAGATCTCATTTCCCCAAGGGATTCGTCTTTGGAGCTG TGGGAAGGAGCTGCCGCGGAAGACGGAAGGAAACCTAGCGTGCGGGACACTTTTTGTCACTCTC GTAACACAG GAAGATGTGCAGTTGATGGTAGACACTGGCTTAGATGCTTTCagattctccatctcttggtcTAGGCTAATACCTA ATGGAAGAGGCCCAGTTAACAAACAGGGTCTACAGTTCTACAAGAACCTCATCAAAGAATTAATATCCCATGGGATTGAACCACATGTTACACTCTACCACTACGATCATCCTCAGTATCTTGAGGATGAATATGGAGGATGGGTCAACAAGAGGATGAT CAAAGACTTCACTGCTTATGTAGATGTTTGTTTCAGAGAGTTTGGGAACAACGTCAAATTCTGGACCACGATAAACGAGGCTAACGTATTCACTCTTGGAGGTTACAATGATGGGAATACAGCGCCTGGTCGTTGTTCCTTTCCGGGGCAAAACTGCTTGACAGGTAACTCTTCTACTGAAACATATCTCGCAGGCCATAACTTGCTGCTTGCACATGCCTCTGTTTCAAGACTATATAAGCAAAAGTACAAG AATAAGCAGGGAGGTTCCGTAGGTTTTGGCTTATATTTAATGGAGTTTAAACCTTCTACAAGCTCTGAGGATGATACCATTGCAACTCAAAGAGCCAAAGATTTCTATTTCGGCTG GTTCCTTGAGCCTCTTACATTTGGAGACTATCCTGATACAATGAGAAGAACTGTTGGATCAAGACTGCCAGTTTTCTCAGAGGAGGAATCAGAACAAGTTAAAGGCTCATCTGACTTTTTAGGAATCAATCACTATTTTGCGGCTTCGGTCACGAGCAGCAAATCCAATTCTGGAGACCCGGATTTCTACTCAGATATGGGCGGATATGTGACTT ACATTGGGAATACTTCTGTTCCGGAG TATCCTGTTGCTCCATGGACTATGGAAGCTGTCTTGAAGTATATAAAGCAGACTTATGGCAATCCTTCAGTCTACATCCTTGAGAATG GTACACCGATAAAGCAACAGAAGGATACACCAAGGGTGGAATACTTACATGCTAACATTGGTGCTATGCTCAAATCCATAAG GAATGGATCAGACACGAGAGGCTACTTTGTATGGTCATTTATGGATTTATACGAGCTTAGAGGGGGCTACCATGATGGTTATGGATTGTACTCTGTAAATTTCAGTGATCCTCATCGAAAGAGAACTCCTAGACTCTCTGCTCATTGGTACTCTGATTTTCTCAGGGGCAAAACCACCTTTCGTGGTTCTCGAGGCATCAAGGaattgtcttcttcctcctaa
- the LOC104752707 gene encoding ubiquitin-like-specific protease 1D — MTEYKTKELLVVDGKKKHFVIDWASVMDKEQADQVPELEIVTNTKPPPPPPTFLSGDQIDSQKSLTDRALNEQLERNKSHLVTLGPGLPDKGERIRLKIASLEEEKQRRVLQRSQMDVDRSLKTMQSTSSGSDALTQRHAASNDTSRQGNTDSKDTSRQRNTDSKDTSRQGSADSKEVSRSTFAAFFTKPKADTQSKNAFGKELEDLGCGSQSKKAFGKERVDLGCGSRSKKAVGKEREDSGCESRKHKADRRPVTRLSSGWRMLPDIGKAENSEKQFSSGLKGSRRNQKSKDSSSYSLVDDDDNDHIGHETPRDWSWEEYPSHGSKRRKQSDDTVINVDEEEPRTPTVEEQAVELPEGLQEDICYPSRDDPNFVQVCLKDLECLAPREFLTSPVMNFYIRFLQQQISSSNQISADCHFFNTYFYKKLSDAVTYKGNDKAAFFVKFRRWWKGIDLFRKAYIFIPIHEDLHWSLVIVCIPDKKDETGITILHLDSLGLHSRRSIVENVKRFLKDEWHYLNQDGNLSDLPISEKVWKNLPRRISEADIQVPQQKNDFDCGPFVLFFIKRFIEEAPQRLERKDLGMFDKKWFRPDEASALRIKIRNTLIELFRVSDQTDQTSTDNAATSKSRHCSSL; from the exons ATGACTGAGTATAAGACGAAGGAACTCTTAGTAGTAGATGGCAAGAAGAAACATTTTGTGATTGATTGGGCTTCAGTCATGGACAAGGAGCAAGCAGACCAAGTTCCCGAATTGGAGATTGTTACCAACACCAaacctccgccgccgccgccaaCGTTTCTCTCCGGCGATCAGATTGATTCTCAGAAATCCCTAACCGATCGTGCCCTAAACGAGCAGCTGGAGCGTAACAAATCCCACCTCGTGACATTAGGTCCGGGTTTACCAGACAAGGGTGAGAGAATCCGACTCAAAATCGCCAGCCTCGAGGAGGAGAAGCAGCGTAGGGTTTTACAGCGCTCGcaaatg GATGTGGATAGGAGTTTGAAGACCATGCAATCCACAAGCTCAG GTTCAGATGCCTTAACACAAAGACATGCAGCCTCAAATGACACCTCTAGACAAGGGAATACAGACTCAAAAGACACCTCTAGACAAAGGAATACAGACTCAAAAGACACCTCTAGACAAGGGAGTGCAGACTCAAAAGAAGTCTCACGGTCAACATTTGCTGCGTTTTTTACTAAACCGAAG GCGGATACTCAGTCAAAGAATGCATTTGGTAAAGAACTAGAAGATTTGGGATGTGGAAGTCAGTCAAAGAAAGCATTTGGTAAAGAACGAGTAGATTTGGGATGCGGAAGTCGGTCAAAGAAAGCAGTTGGTAAAGAACGAGAAGATTCGGGATGTGAAAGTAGGAAACACAAGGCTGATAGAAGGCCCGTAACAAGGCTGAGCAGCGGGTGGCGGATGTTGCCAGATATAGGGAAAGCTGAGAACAGTGAAAAGCAGTTTAGTTCTGGATTGAAAGGATCAAGAAGGAATCAGAAATCCAAGGACTCTTCCTCATATTCtctagttgatgatgatgacaacgACCACATTGGCCATGAAACTCCTAG AGATTGGTCTTGGGAAGAATATCCATCACATGGTTCAAAGCGCCGTAAG CAATCAGATGATACAGTGATAAACGTGGATGAAGAAGAACCCCGAACTCCAACGGTGGAGGAGCAAGCGGTTGAACTGCCTGAAGG CTTACAGGAAGATATATGCTACCCATCAAG GGACGATCCAAACTTTGTTCAAGTTTGTCTTAAAGATCTTGAATGCCTTGCGCCTCGAGAATTTCTAACATCGCCTGTTATGAATTTCTACATCAG GTTCTTGCAGCAGCAGATATCATCATCGAATCAAATCTCTGCTGATTGTCATTTCTTCAATACCTATTTCTACAAGAAGCTCAGTGACGCTGTTACATACAAG GGGAATGACAAGGCTGCCTTTTTTGTGAAGTTCAGGCGGTGGTGGAAGGGGATTGATTTATTCCGTAAGgcttatatttttattccaatacATGAAGA TCTCCACTGGAGCCTTGTGATAGTTTGCATCCCAGATAAGAAAGATGAAACGGGAATTACTATACTTCACCTGGATTCGTTAGGACTTCACTCGAGAAGATCAATtgttgaaaatgtaaaaag GTTTCTTAAAGACGAGTGGCATTATTTGAATCAAGATGGTAATTTATCGGATCTACCTATCTCAGAAAAAGTATGGAAAAACCTCCCCCGTAGGATCAGCGAAGCTGATATACAG GTTCCGCAACAGAAGAATGACTTCGACTGTGGTCcgtttgttctcttcttcattaaGCGGTTCATCGAAGAGGCACCTCAAAGGTTGGAAAGGAAAGACCTGGGAATG TTCGACAAGAAGTGGTTTAGACCTGATGAAGCCTCTGCTCTGAGAATCAAAATCCGAAACACACTCATTGAGCTATTCCGTGTCAGTGACCAGACAGACCAAACCAGTACAGATAATGCAGCAACATCCAAATCAAGACATTGCTCATCGCTCTAA
- the LOC104752708 gene encoding uncharacterized protein LOC104752708, translating into MMKSSRHHQSIEDEIVTTYLKMMMMIIDNNGNVWPRHFLRSQDVYCKNPSTLFDTQNPWILYDGRYFFVNRSVNSGKTDGCDESGCWRVMGRDKLIKSEKTGKILGFKKVYKFCEKEKPKSMFKFWEKEKRRVRDKRIWVMEEYRLASQWKQGYVICRIRLLYPNTLEFMLCNHIRGYYI; encoded by the coding sequence ATGATGAAGTCATCAAGACATCACCAATCAATTGAAGATGAAATCGTCACGACGtacttgaagatgatgatgatgataatcgATAATAACGGAAACGTTTGGCCTCGCCACTTCCTCCGAAGCCAAGACGTATACTGCAAGAACCCATCGACGCTTTTCGATACTCAAAACCCTTGGATCCTATACGACGGGCGTTACTTCTTCGTTAATCGGAGTGTGAATTCTGGTAAAACCGATGGATGTGATGAATCCGGTTGTTGGAGGGTCATGGGTCGTGATAAACTGATCAAGTCGGAGAAGACAGGGAAGATTCTAGGGTTCAAGAAGGTTTATAAGTTCTGTGAAAAGGAGAAACCTAAATCGATGTTTAAGTTCTGGGAAAAGGAGAAGAGACGAGTTAGAGATAAGAGGATCTGGGTGATGGAAGAGTATAGGCTTGCGAGTCAGTGGAAACAAGGTTACGTGATCTGCAGGATTCGACTTCTTTATCCAAACACACTAGAGTTCATGTTGTGCAACCATATCCGAGGTTACTATATATGA
- the LOC104752706 gene encoding uncharacterized protein LOC104752706 has protein sequence MRRLGITTLANSAAAVVVTPSLLSSTAVFPGTLTLPSSPFRNHRLTNSTRFLESRSFSFSSSSSSSSSAAYLPSLEDLSSTKGSVARDDDNLKVILKGMTYTALEEWVQSHGFRPGQALMLWKRLYKDNIWANDVNELEGLNKDLKKMISEHAVFGALSFKDIRSASDGTRKILFTLDDGLVIETVVIPCDRGRTTVCVSSQVGCAMNCQFCYTGRMGLKRNLTTAEIVEQAVYARRLLSHEVGSITNVVFMGMGEPFHNIENVIKAANIMVDEHGLHFSPRKVTVSTSGLVPQLKRFLRESNCALAVSLNATTDEVRNWIMPINRKYKLSLLLETLREELSSRHKYKVLFEYVMLAGVNDSMDDARRLVELVQGIPCKINLIQFNPHRGSQFIQTDEDKMIKFRNILAEGGCTVLMRFSRGNDQMAACGQLGMLGAIQAPVMRVPEQFRTALKASV, from the exons ATGAGGCGACTTGGTATCACCACTCTCGCCAATTCCGCCGCCGCCGTCGTCGTCACTCCGTCGCTACTCTCTTCAACGGCGGTTTTCCCCGGAACCCTAACTCTACCTTCTTCGCCCTTCCGCAACCACCGTCTTACCAATTCAACTCGTTTCCTCGAATCCCgaagcttctccttctcttcttcttcttcttcttcttcttcggcagCTTATCTCCCTTCACTAGAAGACTTGTCATCAACTAAAG GTTCTGTGGCGAGAGATGATGATAATCTGAAGGTGATCTTGAAGGGTATGACTTATACTGCTCTCgaa GAATGGGTTCAGTCTCATGGGTTTAGACCTGGACAGGCTTTGATGTTGTGGAAGAGATTATATAAGGACAATATATGGGCAAATGATGTTAATGAGCTTGAAG GTTTGAACAAAGATCTCAAGAAAATGATTAGTGAACATGCTGTGTTTGGTGCATTATCTTTTAAGGATATTCGTTCGGCTTCAGATGGAACTAGGAAG ATTCTGTTCACGTTGGATGATGGACTTGTGATTGAGACTGTTGTTATACCTTGTGATCGAGGCAGGACAACAGTTTGTGTTTCAAGCCAAGTAGGTTGTGCCATGAATTGTCAGTTCTGCTACACTGGCAG GATGGGCTTGAAGAGAAATCTCACTACTGCTGAAATAGTTGAGCAGGCTGTCTATGCTAGGCGATTGCTTTCCCATGAAGTTGGGTCAATAACAAATGTCGTCTTTATG GGAATGGGAGAGCCATTTCACAACATTGAAAATGTCATCAAAGCTGCAAACATAATGGTAGATGAGCATGGACTTCATTTCAGTCCCCGTAAGGTCACAGTCTCGACCAGTGGCCTTGTTCCTCAGCTGAAGCGTTTTCTCCGTGAGTCAAACTGTGCTTTGGCAGTCAGTCTGAATGCAACAACTGATGAG GTCAGAAACTGGATCATGCCAATCAACAGGAAATACAAGTTATCTTTGCTCCTTGAGACGCTCAGAGAAGAACTGAGCTCAAGGCATAAGTACAAAGTGTTGTTTGAATATGTAATGCTCGCAGGAGTGAATGACAG CATGGATGATGCAAGGAGGCTAGTGGAGCTTGTGCAGGGGATTCCATGCAAGATCAACCTTATCCAATTCAACCCACACCGTGGTTCTCAGTTCATACAGACTGACGAAGACAAGATGATAAAGTTTCGTAACATTCTGGCTGAAGGAGGCTGCACTGTTCTCATGCGGTTTAGCCGAGGCAACGATCAAATGGCAGCATGTGGTCAGCTTGGCATGCTTGGGGCGATTCAGGCACCAGTGATGCGGGTGCCTGAGCAGTTCCGTACTGCTCTAAAAGCATCGGTTTGA
- the LOC104752709 gene encoding putative beta-glucosidase 5 isoform X1, protein MEQLFALFTIFLALPFSGRCSDVFSRSHFPKGFVFGAGTSAYQWEGAAAEDGRKPSVRDTFCHSRNTGNGDIACDGYHKYKEDVQLMVDTGLDAFRFSISWSRLIPNGRGPVNKQGLQFYKNLIKELISHGIEPHVTLYHYDHPQYLEDEYGGWVNKRMIKDFTAYVDVCFREFGNNVKFWTTINEANVFTLGGYNDGNTAPGRCSFPGQNCLTGNSSTETYLAGHNLLLAHASVSRLYKQKYKNKQGGSVGFGLYLMEFKPSTSSEDDTIATQRAKDFYFGWFLEPLTFGDYPDTMRRTVGSRLPVFSEEESEQVKGSSDFLGINHYFAASVTSSKSNSGDPDFYSDMGGYVTYIGNTSVPEYPVAPWTMEAVLKYIKQTYGNPSVYILENGTPIKQQKDTPRVEYLHANIGAMLKSIRNGSDTRGYFVWSFMDLYELRGGYHDGYGLYSVNFSDPHRKRTPRLSAHWYSDFLRGKTTFRGSRGIKELSSSS, encoded by the exons ATGGAAcagttgtttgctctgtttaccatttttttggctttacctTTCTCCGGGAGATGCAGCGACGTTTTCAGCAGATCTCATTTCCCCAAGGGATTCGTCTTTGGAGCTGGTACTTCTGCTTATCAG TGGGAAGGAGCTGCCGCGGAAGACGGAAGGAAACCTAGCGTGCGGGACACTTTTTGTCACTCTC GTAACACAGGTAACGGAGATATAGCATGTGATGGGTATCACAAGTACAag GAAGATGTGCAGTTGATGGTAGACACTGGCTTAGATGCTTTCagattctccatctcttggtcTAGGCTAATACCTA ATGGAAGAGGCCCAGTTAACAAACAGGGTCTACAGTTCTACAAGAACCTCATCAAAGAATTAATATCCCATGGGATTGAACCACATGTTACACTCTACCACTACGATCATCCTCAGTATCTTGAGGATGAATATGGAGGATGGGTCAACAAGAGGATGAT CAAAGACTTCACTGCTTATGTAGATGTTTGTTTCAGAGAGTTTGGGAACAACGTCAAATTCTGGACCACGATAAACGAGGCTAACGTATTCACTCTTGGAGGTTACAATGATGGGAATACAGCGCCTGGTCGTTGTTCCTTTCCGGGGCAAAACTGCTTGACAGGTAACTCTTCTACTGAAACATATCTCGCAGGCCATAACTTGCTGCTTGCACATGCCTCTGTTTCAAGACTATATAAGCAAAAGTACAAG AATAAGCAGGGAGGTTCCGTAGGTTTTGGCTTATATTTAATGGAGTTTAAACCTTCTACAAGCTCTGAGGATGATACCATTGCAACTCAAAGAGCCAAAGATTTCTATTTCGGCTG GTTCCTTGAGCCTCTTACATTTGGAGACTATCCTGATACAATGAGAAGAACTGTTGGATCAAGACTGCCAGTTTTCTCAGAGGAGGAATCAGAACAAGTTAAAGGCTCATCTGACTTTTTAGGAATCAATCACTATTTTGCGGCTTCGGTCACGAGCAGCAAATCCAATTCTGGAGACCCGGATTTCTACTCAGATATGGGCGGATATGTGACTT ACATTGGGAATACTTCTGTTCCGGAG TATCCTGTTGCTCCATGGACTATGGAAGCTGTCTTGAAGTATATAAAGCAGACTTATGGCAATCCTTCAGTCTACATCCTTGAGAATG GTACACCGATAAAGCAACAGAAGGATACACCAAGGGTGGAATACTTACATGCTAACATTGGTGCTATGCTCAAATCCATAAG GAATGGATCAGACACGAGAGGCTACTTTGTATGGTCATTTATGGATTTATACGAGCTTAGAGGGGGCTACCATGATGGTTATGGATTGTACTCTGTAAATTTCAGTGATCCTCATCGAAAGAGAACTCCTAGACTCTCTGCTCATTGGTACTCTGATTTTCTCAGGGGCAAAACCACCTTTCGTGGTTCTCGAGGCATCAAGGaattgtcttcttcctcctaa
- the LOC104752711 gene encoding uncharacterized protein LOC104752711 has product MEDESATDYNQIAMLNAEDDVIILRFLKRMIVNGDSWAELFTQDADVFNKNPNVEFNAEIPIFLVVKPRTESCGKTDGCSSGCWRIIGRDKLIKSEETGKILGFKKILKFCLKSQPMEYKRSWVMEEYRLTNNLNRKQDHVICKIRFLFRTEISFLLAKHFSYLSTIPENLLLPSYGYYSDTQEEDESYLLTISDSDGNVWPSYVTNNNVYRLHPLTLVDPFEQMFRFYGICIYANETLRTTDECYGAYWKILHSHELIKSKSGKTIGFKRGFEFYQMEKLSYGHEEEDLKVTWTIEEYRLNEEEKQNKVLCVIKLTEDN; this is encoded by the coding sequence ATGGAGGACGAATCGGCTACAGATTATAATCAAATCGCAATGTTAAACGCAGAAGACGACGTAATAATCTTACGTTTTCTGAAGCGTATGATCGTTAACGgagattcatgggctgagctctTCACCCAAGACGCAGACGTGTTCAACAAGAATCCAAATGTGGAGTTCAATGCTGAGATACCTATCTTCTTGGTCGTTAAACCACGAACAGAGAGTTGTGGTAAAACCGATGGATGTAGTTCGGGTTGCTGGAGGATCATAGGTCGTGATAAACTGATAAAATCGGAGGAGACTGGTAAGATCCTAGGGTTCAAGAAGATTCTCAAGTTCTGCTTAAAGAGTCAACCAATGGAATACAAGAGGAGCTGGGTAATGGAAGAGTATAGGCTTACCAATAACCTGAACCGGAAGCAAGATCATGTGATTTGCAAGATTAGGTTTCTGTTCCGAACCGAGATCAGTTTCTTGCTAGCCAAGCATTTCTCGTATCTCTCTACTATTCCTGAAAATTTATTACTGCCATCTTATGGATACTATTCCGATACCCAAGAGGAGGATGAGTCTTATCTGTTAACGATATCTGATTCTGACGGAAACGTTTGGCCTAGCTACGTTACCAATAACAACGTCTACCGTTTGCATCCATTGACGCTTGTGGATCCTTTCGAGCAGATGTTTCGATTTTACGGTATCTGCATCTACGCTAACGAGACTCTTCGTACAACCGATGAATGCTATGGTGCTTACTGGAAGATCCTGCATAGTCATGAGCTGATCAAGTCAAAGTCCGGGAAGACCATTGGTTTCAAGAGGGGTTTTGAGTTTTACCAAATGGAAAAACTAAGCTATggtcatgaagaagaagatttgaaggTAACTTGGACTATAGAAGAGTACAGGCTTAACGAAGAGGAGAAGCAGAATAAAGTGTTGTGCGTTATCAAGTTAACTGAAGATAACTAG
- the LOC104752709 gene encoding putative beta-glucosidase 5 isoform X3, producing MVDTGLDAFRFSISWSRLIPNGRGPVNKQGLQFYKNLIKELISHGIEPHVTLYHYDHPQYLEDEYGGWVNKRMIKDFTAYVDVCFREFGNNVKFWTTINEANVFTLGGYNDGNTAPGRCSFPGQNCLTGNSSTETYLAGHNLLLAHASVSRLYKQKYKNKQGGSVGFGLYLMEFKPSTSSEDDTIATQRAKDFYFGWFLEPLTFGDYPDTMRRTVGSRLPVFSEEESEQVKGSSDFLGINHYFAASVTSSKSNSGDPDFYSDMGGYVTYIGNTSVPEYPVAPWTMEAVLKYIKQTYGNPSVYILENGTPIKQQKDTPRVEYLHANIGAMLKSIRNGSDTRGYFVWSFMDLYELRGGYHDGYGLYSVNFSDPHRKRTPRLSAHWYSDFLRGKTTFRGSRGIKELSSSS from the exons ATGGTAGACACTGGCTTAGATGCTTTCagattctccatctcttggtcTAGGCTAATACCTA ATGGAAGAGGCCCAGTTAACAAACAGGGTCTACAGTTCTACAAGAACCTCATCAAAGAATTAATATCCCATGGGATTGAACCACATGTTACACTCTACCACTACGATCATCCTCAGTATCTTGAGGATGAATATGGAGGATGGGTCAACAAGAGGATGAT CAAAGACTTCACTGCTTATGTAGATGTTTGTTTCAGAGAGTTTGGGAACAACGTCAAATTCTGGACCACGATAAACGAGGCTAACGTATTCACTCTTGGAGGTTACAATGATGGGAATACAGCGCCTGGTCGTTGTTCCTTTCCGGGGCAAAACTGCTTGACAGGTAACTCTTCTACTGAAACATATCTCGCAGGCCATAACTTGCTGCTTGCACATGCCTCTGTTTCAAGACTATATAAGCAAAAGTACAAG AATAAGCAGGGAGGTTCCGTAGGTTTTGGCTTATATTTAATGGAGTTTAAACCTTCTACAAGCTCTGAGGATGATACCATTGCAACTCAAAGAGCCAAAGATTTCTATTTCGGCTG GTTCCTTGAGCCTCTTACATTTGGAGACTATCCTGATACAATGAGAAGAACTGTTGGATCAAGACTGCCAGTTTTCTCAGAGGAGGAATCAGAACAAGTTAAAGGCTCATCTGACTTTTTAGGAATCAATCACTATTTTGCGGCTTCGGTCACGAGCAGCAAATCCAATTCTGGAGACCCGGATTTCTACTCAGATATGGGCGGATATGTGACTT ACATTGGGAATACTTCTGTTCCGGAG TATCCTGTTGCTCCATGGACTATGGAAGCTGTCTTGAAGTATATAAAGCAGACTTATGGCAATCCTTCAGTCTACATCCTTGAGAATG GTACACCGATAAAGCAACAGAAGGATACACCAAGGGTGGAATACTTACATGCTAACATTGGTGCTATGCTCAAATCCATAAG GAATGGATCAGACACGAGAGGCTACTTTGTATGGTCATTTATGGATTTATACGAGCTTAGAGGGGGCTACCATGATGGTTATGGATTGTACTCTGTAAATTTCAGTGATCCTCATCGAAAGAGAACTCCTAGACTCTCTGCTCATTGGTACTCTGATTTTCTCAGGGGCAAAACCACCTTTCGTGGTTCTCGAGGCATCAAGGaattgtcttcttcctcctaa
- the LOC104752710 gene encoding zinc finger protein CONSTANS-like translates to MAQACHSCKHSTDVIHCVTESLNFCLTCDYLHHCNNLHEEHVRYQICDNCKRNPALLLCCDDEIALCQSCYSRYFKCTTLRHRIQILNPLSTNQHHEHAHMPHVVQNSNHEHEHVVGHQHQRRAGMFDRSCNGNNNCERWMFAMRCESCLASDAVVYCQGHDKLLCHNCDRVFHLHEAVPPHLRCMLCGNCKRPSRYFLIGAAGHQFTFPPTVHPPAA, encoded by the coding sequence ATGGCTCAAGCGTGTCACTCATGTAAACATTCAACAGACGTGATCCATTGTGTAACAGAATCTCTCAACTTCTGTCTTACATGTGACTACCTACACCATTGTAATAACTTGCATGAGGAACATGTACGTTACCAAATCTGCGATAACTGCAAGAGGAATCCAGCTTTACTCCTATGCTGTGATGATGAGATAGCTCTTTGCCAATCTTGTTATTCACGCTATTTCAAGTGCACCACTCTCCGCCACCGCATTCAAATCCTCAATCCACTCTCCACTAATCAGCATCATGAGCATGCGCATATGCCTCATGTGGTTCAAAATAGCAATCATGAGCACGAGCATGTGGTTGGTCACCAGCACCAGAGAAGAGCAGGGATGTTTGACAGGAGCTGCAACGGGAACAACAATTGTGAGAGATGGATGTTTGCAATGAGATGTGAATCATGCTTAGCTTCAGACGCTGTTGTTTACTGTCAGGGCCACGACAAGCTTCTGTGCCATAATTGCGACCGGGTGTTTCACCTTCACGAAGCAGTGCCGCCGCATCTGAGGTGTATGCTTTGCGGAAACTGCAAGAGACCTTCTCGCTATTTTCTCATCGGAGCAGCTGGTCATCAGTTTACTTTCCCACCGACGGTTCATCCTCCGGCGGCCTAG